In Lewinellaceae bacterium, a single window of DNA contains:
- a CDS encoding DUF4331 family protein, with amino-acid sequence MKKKNLLLTALALLATAAGIVWAADHIDAPAVTSTSSDITDYYAFQSPENPDNMVFVANLQGLLAPSATANARFDEQVMVEFNIDNTGDAVEDLVIQATFQDGKVQVYGPTAPTETGLMSRVETDGGAVEAEITQYNESAMIGSGKGMKVFAGPRDDPFFFDFAQYSEIIAGNATGFNNPGSDTFAGTNVLSVVVEVPKSMLGSAATLNTWVESKRKI; translated from the coding sequence ATGAAAAAGAAGAATTTGCTCCTTACCGCACTGGCCTTGCTCGCCACCGCCGCAGGGATTGTCTGGGCTGCCGACCACATCGACGCGCCCGCCGTTACCTCCACCAGTTCGGACATAACCGATTACTACGCTTTCCAAAGCCCGGAAAACCCGGACAACATGGTGTTTGTCGCCAACCTGCAGGGCTTGCTCGCCCCGTCGGCTACCGCCAATGCCAGGTTTGACGAGCAGGTGATGGTCGAATTCAACATCGACAACACCGGCGATGCAGTGGAAGACCTGGTGATTCAGGCGACCTTCCAGGATGGCAAAGTACAGGTTTACGGCCCAACGGCGCCCACGGAAACCGGGCTGATGAGCCGGGTGGAAACCGATGGCGGCGCCGTGGAAGCGGAGATCACGCAGTACAACGAGTCCGCCATGATCGGCTCCGGCAAAGGCATGAAAGTATTTGCCGGCCCGCGCGACGACCCGTTCTTTTTTGATTTCGCCCAGTACAGCGAGATCATCGCCGGCAACGCTACCGGGTTCAACAACCCTGGGTCCGATACTTTCGCCGGAACGAATGTCCTCTCCGTTGTCGTGGAAGTGCCCAAATCCATGCTCGGCTCCGCTGCCACCCTCAATACCTGGGTGGAATCCAAGAGAAAAATCTAA
- a CDS encoding glycoside hydrolase family 3 protein, with product MLLFGFRGMSADENSSIVHHIKAGRIGSVILFDYDVKNKEFKRNIESPEQVKSLTDSLQAHAAVPLLVSIDQEGGRVLRLKPKYGFPDIPSALHLGELNNLDSTRYYAELNSRNMASLGINLNFAPVVDLNIETESGVIGRLERSFSADPEIVTQQAQAVAEAHLANGVIPVLKHFPGHGSARNDSHKGLTDVTDTWSEVELEPYRRIIGQGYQGAVMTAHVFNQHIDEKYPATLSAKAISILRDSIGYDGVIFSDDMQMEAIASEYSPEEAIVLCINAGVDVLCFGNNLGYDEQIPEQFQAIVLKAVEEGKIKPERIEEAYGRVMRLKGRLGGK from the coding sequence ATGCTGCTCTTTGGCTTCCGCGGCATGAGCGCCGACGAAAATAGCTCCATCGTGCACCACATCAAAGCCGGCAGGATAGGCAGCGTCATCCTGTTCGACTACGATGTGAAAAACAAGGAGTTCAAGCGCAACATCGAATCGCCGGAGCAAGTGAAGTCCCTCACCGACTCCCTGCAGGCCCACGCCGCCGTCCCGCTTTTGGTGTCCATCGACCAGGAAGGCGGCCGGGTGCTGCGCCTGAAACCGAAATATGGCTTCCCCGATATCCCTTCCGCCTTGCACCTGGGCGAACTCAACAACCTCGACTCTACCCGCTACTACGCCGAACTCAACAGCCGCAATATGGCCAGCCTGGGCATCAACCTCAACTTCGCTCCGGTGGTGGACCTGAACATCGAAACCGAATCGGGCGTGATCGGCCGCCTGGAGCGGAGTTTTTCCGCCGACCCGGAAATCGTTACCCAACAGGCGCAGGCGGTGGCCGAAGCCCACCTGGCCAACGGCGTGATCCCGGTGCTGAAGCACTTCCCCGGTCACGGCAGCGCCCGCAACGACAGCCATAAAGGCCTCACCGACGTGACCGACACCTGGAGCGAAGTGGAACTGGAACCCTACCGCCGCATCATTGGGCAGGGCTATCAGGGTGCAGTGATGACTGCTCACGTTTTCAATCAACACATCGACGAGAAGTATCCGGCTACCCTGTCCGCTAAAGCCATCAGCATCCTGCGGGACAGCATCGGCTACGACGGCGTCATCTTCTCCGACGACATGCAGATGGAGGCCATCGCCAGCGAGTACAGCCCGGAGGAGGCCATTGTGCTGTGCATCAATGCGGGAGTGGACGTGCTCTGCTTCGGCAACAACCTCGGGTATGATGAGCAGATACCGGAGCAGTTTCAGGCGATTGTGCTGAAGGCGGTGGAGGAGGGAAAGATCAAACCGGAGCGGATAGAAGAGGCTTATGGGCGGGTGATGAGGTTGAAAGGGCGGTTGGGAGGGAAGTAA
- a CDS encoding response regulator, with amino-acid sequence MKKILVIEDNGEVRENLEEILELSGYEVIAAEDGKVGVEKALTDPPDLILCDVMMPHLDGFGVLNILSKKSSTANVPFIFLTAKAEKSDFRRGMNLGADDYITKPFYKDELLEVIETRLRKSEQLRKQFDKTEQGLTAFINEAKGYEELRKLSEERKTKTIKRREHIFEEGEFPRYLYFVKRGKVKVYKTNEDGKDYIIQICKPGDFFGYLDLIKDEKYTESAAAMEDTEVSLIPKEDFNKLLLANRDVASQLIKMLADNVTEKEEQLLNLAYNSVRRRVADAILLLSQKQEDGSINILRDDLARLVGTAKESVIRMLTEFKEDGYIEIVEGAIHIVDRDRLENMHA; translated from the coding sequence ATGAAAAAAATCCTAGTGATCGAAGATAATGGCGAGGTGAGAGAAAACCTGGAAGAAATCCTGGAATTGTCCGGTTATGAAGTCATTGCGGCGGAAGACGGCAAAGTGGGCGTAGAAAAGGCGCTGACCGACCCGCCCGACCTCATCCTCTGCGATGTCATGATGCCTCATCTCGATGGCTTCGGCGTACTCAATATCCTCAGCAAAAAGAGCAGCACGGCCAATGTGCCGTTCATCTTCCTCACGGCAAAAGCCGAAAAGAGCGACTTTCGCCGCGGGATGAACCTCGGCGCCGACGACTACATCACCAAGCCCTTTTATAAAGATGAACTGCTGGAGGTGATCGAAACCCGCCTGCGCAAAAGCGAACAGTTGCGCAAACAGTTCGACAAAACCGAGCAGGGGCTGACGGCGTTCATCAACGAGGCCAAAGGTTACGAAGAACTGCGCAAACTCTCCGAAGAGCGCAAGACCAAAACCATCAAACGGCGGGAACACATCTTCGAGGAGGGCGAATTCCCGCGCTACCTCTACTTTGTAAAAAGAGGAAAGGTGAAAGTCTACAAGACCAACGAAGACGGCAAAGACTACATCATTCAAATCTGCAAACCCGGCGATTTCTTCGGCTACCTCGACCTGATAAAAGACGAGAAATACACCGAATCGGCCGCCGCCATGGAAGACACCGAAGTGAGCCTCATCCCCAAGGAAGACTTCAACAAACTGCTGCTCGCCAACCGGGACGTGGCCTCCCAACTGATCAAAATGCTGGCCGACAACGTCACGGAAAAGGAAGAGCAACTGCTCAACCTGGCCTACAACTCCGTCCGCCGCCGGGTGGCCGACGCCATCCTCCTCCTGAGCCAAAAACAGGAAGACGGCAGCATCAACATCCTGCGGGACGACCTGGCCCGCCTGGTCGGCACCGCCAAGGAAAGCGTCATACGCATGCTCACCGAATTCAAGGAGGACGGCTACATCGAAATTGTAGAGGGGGCCATCCACATCGTCGACCGGGACCGGCTGGAGAATATGCATGCGTGA
- a CDS encoding PAS domain S-box protein, whose protein sequence is MLNAIIETATDGIIAIGEDGIIELVNSAAAHLFGYEIEELQGNSVSMLMPAPHSHQHDGYIQKYLQTGQARIIGIGREVTGRKKDGATFPIRLSISEVKLKDRRIFTGIVHDLSRQKKIEKDLREEKEKAQRYLDIANTIIVAIGREGDVQLLNDKGCRVLGIPEEEAIGQNWFDLAIPKENRQEIKSVFQSLMKGREIDYYENNILTHTGERRLIAWHNSVLYDEQGNIAATISSGIDITAQRQAEDRIIRLNAELEKRVEVRTEELAEAVNQLLEINQKLQYEVKERKAAEEEIRKNESRLRRALEKEKELSNLKSRFVSMASHEFRTPLSTILSSADLIEAYTSEEQQKKRLRHTTRIKSSVANLTGILNDFLSLSRLEEGAFEAEPAWFGLEKFWEEVTGEIQGLLRPGQYLKKEGQMKGVKLFLDKKMLKNILFNLLSNAIKYSEDNQPITCRIEVLGNTLNIAIIDQGIGIPEEEQQHLFTRFFRAHNVENIQGTGLGLNIVKRYVDLMNGLIRFESRLGEGSSFFVTLPLPKAEPVV, encoded by the coding sequence ATGCTGAACGCCATCATCGAAACGGCGACGGATGGGATCATTGCTATTGGCGAAGATGGCATTATCGAACTGGTCAATTCGGCCGCTGCCCACCTGTTTGGTTATGAGATCGAGGAACTCCAGGGCAATAGCGTGAGTATGCTGATGCCGGCGCCCCACAGCCACCAACACGATGGCTACATTCAAAAATACCTGCAAACCGGCCAAGCCAGGATCATTGGTATTGGCAGGGAGGTCACGGGCAGGAAAAAAGACGGGGCTACCTTTCCCATCCGGCTCAGCATCAGCGAAGTCAAACTAAAGGATCGCCGCATCTTCACCGGCATCGTCCACGACCTCAGCCGCCAGAAAAAGATAGAAAAAGACCTCCGGGAAGAAAAGGAGAAAGCACAGCGTTATCTCGATATTGCCAATACCATTATCGTGGCCATTGGCCGGGAAGGAGACGTTCAACTGCTCAACGATAAAGGTTGCCGGGTGCTTGGGATACCGGAAGAAGAAGCCATCGGGCAGAACTGGTTCGACCTGGCCATACCGAAAGAAAACCGGCAGGAAATAAAAAGCGTCTTTCAGAGCCTGATGAAAGGCCGGGAGATCGACTACTACGAGAACAATATCCTTACCCATACAGGAGAACGCAGGCTCATAGCCTGGCACAACTCCGTGCTCTACGACGAACAAGGCAATATAGCTGCGACCATCAGTTCCGGCATCGACATTACCGCGCAGCGGCAGGCCGAAGACCGCATCATCCGCCTGAATGCCGAACTGGAGAAGCGGGTGGAAGTCCGCACCGAAGAACTGGCCGAAGCCGTCAACCAACTGCTTGAAATCAACCAGAAACTCCAGTACGAGGTCAAGGAACGCAAAGCGGCGGAGGAAGAGATTCGCAAGAACGAATCCCGCCTCCGGCGGGCATTGGAAAAAGAAAAGGAACTGAGCAACCTCAAATCGCGCTTCGTTTCCATGGCCTCTCATGAATTTCGCACCCCGCTCAGCACCATCCTGTCTTCGGCCGACCTGATCGAGGCTTATACTTCCGAAGAACAGCAGAAAAAGCGCCTCCGGCACACGACCCGCATCAAATCCTCAGTGGCCAACCTGACCGGCATCCTCAACGACTTTTTATCGCTCAGCCGCCTGGAAGAAGGGGCCTTCGAGGCGGAGCCTGCCTGGTTTGGGCTGGAAAAATTCTGGGAGGAAGTCACCGGAGAAATCCAGGGCCTGCTCCGCCCCGGCCAATACCTCAAAAAGGAGGGCCAGATGAAAGGCGTAAAGCTGTTCCTGGACAAAAAAATGCTCAAGAACATCCTGTTCAATTTGCTGTCCAACGCCATCAAATACTCGGAAGACAACCAGCCCATCACCTGCCGGATAGAAGTGCTCGGCAATACCCTCAATATCGCCATCATCGACCAGGGCATCGGCATTCCGGAAGAAGAGCAGCAGCACCTTTTTACCCGCTTTTTCCGCGCCCACAACGTCGAGAACATTCAGGGCACCGGCCTGGGGCTGAACATCGTCAAGCGTTATGTGGACCTGATGAACGGGTTGATCCGCTTCGAGAGCCGGCTGGGCGAGGGAAGCTCTTTTTTCGTAACCTTGCCCCTGCCGAAGGCTGAACCGGTTGTGTAA
- a CDS encoding ATP-binding protein — translation MKYPVGIQDFWKIRKEGYTYVDKTQYLHRIVTRGDYFFLSRPRRFGKSLLLSTLKELYAGQQELFKGLWIEKHWNWEQSNPVIWLRFSQIDYQNKGLYEGLSEEVEKIAGQLNLRLKTRTVKDRFRELVETAKEQYQRKVVLLIDEYDKPIIDYMDDVEQAEANREVLKNFYSILKDSDPNLELVFITGVSAFSKVSIFSDLNNLKNLSLHRDAAILLGITSEEVERYFMPSLRELADEKGLDVEMLYEEVKRWYNGYSWDGIQKVYNPFSLLSFLDSGAFYNFWFETGTPTFLVKEMKKRHYYDVQKIRVSQSKLSAFDFTRLDPITVLFQTGYLTITAYMPEDYLFTLDYPNLEVQSSLEQNLLRDYLEYPTEDPLARVASIRNALRKGDLEETISIINSVFASIPYDLWQKENEHFYHALVHLTFSLLGIYVQSEAHTAKGRCDALVHTENYIYAFEFKLDKSAEEALKQIRERGYLTPFADAPQEKLAVGVNFSTADKQVEGYLAERY, via the coding sequence ATGAAGTATCCAGTCGGCATACAGGATTTTTGGAAAATCCGAAAGGAAGGTTACACCTATGTGGATAAAACGCAGTATCTCCACCGGATCGTGACAAGAGGAGATTATTTCTTCCTTTCCCGACCCCGCCGCTTTGGGAAGTCGCTGTTGCTGTCTACTCTCAAAGAATTGTATGCCGGCCAGCAGGAATTGTTCAAAGGGCTCTGGATAGAAAAACATTGGAACTGGGAACAATCCAATCCCGTGATCTGGCTTCGTTTTTCTCAGATAGATTACCAGAATAAAGGGCTGTACGAAGGGCTTTCGGAGGAAGTTGAAAAAATAGCTGGGCAACTCAACCTGCGACTAAAGACCCGCACCGTCAAAGACCGGTTCAGAGAACTGGTTGAAACGGCAAAAGAACAATATCAACGCAAAGTGGTGCTGCTCATCGACGAATACGACAAACCCATCATCGACTACATGGATGATGTAGAACAGGCGGAGGCTAATCGGGAAGTTCTGAAAAATTTCTATTCTATACTCAAAGACAGCGACCCTAACCTGGAACTGGTATTCATCACCGGCGTTTCTGCTTTTTCTAAAGTCAGCATCTTTTCCGACCTGAATAACCTGAAGAACCTCAGCCTGCACCGGGACGCCGCCATACTGCTCGGCATTACATCCGAAGAGGTGGAACGTTACTTCATGCCAAGCCTTAGGGAATTAGCCGATGAGAAAGGCCTGGATGTGGAGATGCTCTACGAGGAAGTCAAACGCTGGTACAACGGCTACTCCTGGGACGGCATACAAAAGGTCTACAACCCCTTTTCCCTGCTCAGTTTTCTGGATAGCGGCGCTTTCTACAACTTCTGGTTTGAAACAGGTACTCCCACTTTCCTGGTCAAAGAAATGAAAAAGCGGCACTATTACGATGTACAAAAAATACGTGTATCGCAGAGTAAGCTTTCCGCTTTTGATTTCACCCGCCTGGACCCCATCACCGTGTTATTCCAAACGGGTTACCTGACCATCACAGCGTACATGCCGGAAGATTATCTCTTCACCCTAGATTATCCCAACCTGGAAGTACAAAGCTCCCTGGAGCAAAACTTGCTGCGGGATTACCTGGAATATCCCACCGAAGACCCGCTGGCCAGGGTGGCCTCAATCCGCAACGCACTGCGCAAAGGTGATTTGGAGGAAACAATCTCCATCATCAATTCCGTCTTCGCCTCTATTCCTTATGATTTGTGGCAGAAAGAAAACGAACACTTCTACCACGCGCTGGTCCATCTTACTTTTTCCCTCCTCGGTATTTACGTTCAATCAGAAGCACACACCGCAAAAGGCCGCTGCGATGCCCTGGTGCACACCGAAAACTACATCTACGCCTTCGAATTTAAGCTTGACAAGAGTGCGGAGGAAGCACTGAAGCAGATAAGGGAACGAGGTTATCTTACGCCCTTCGCGGATGCTCCACAGGAAAAGCTTGCGGTAGGCGTCAATTTCTCAACGGCAGATAAGCAAGTGGAGGGTTATTTGGCAGAGCGGTATTGA
- a CDS encoding tetratricopeptide repeat protein: protein MKNIAFILLSTLIILAAIFINPQIEIAHSADYEHYLNGEHLQKSQKELKAQMEFWEQKLEAAPGNFVFQKKLAGLCAAGFKLSGDASQLHRSDSLLQQINRRLPGKVGVLQSLAVNAITRHAFREAESYIREAYRIGDNKFSSSLMLADVALERGNLLEAQVLLKDIASNAHFDYLIREMKLHDQSDELDEAVRCMEKAAALAKASGSHALVNWSLSNLADMYGHQGKVKKSYQTYLEALRYDAADLHSLKGIAWIAFSNDKNPEEARRILAFLKSVHPVPDYDLFLAEIAAFERDSAAEEKYTKQFIAEASRPQYGNMYKSYLCRLKSERGEAGEALKIAREEIEERPHPLSYELLAWAAFREGNQAEALEILEQHVIGQTGEPRALYQAGIILKESGREAAAKVQLNAALEASFELGPVVAEEIRGHLRQL from the coding sequence ATGAAAAATATCGCTTTTATTCTATTGTCCACCCTCATTATCTTGGCTGCGATCTTCATAAACCCGCAGATCGAAATTGCCCATAGTGCAGATTACGAGCATTACCTAAACGGAGAACACCTGCAAAAAAGCCAAAAAGAACTAAAGGCCCAGATGGAATTCTGGGAGCAAAAACTGGAAGCCGCGCCCGGCAATTTCGTATTTCAAAAAAAACTGGCGGGCCTGTGCGCCGCCGGATTCAAACTGAGCGGCGACGCCAGCCAACTGCACCGGTCAGACAGCCTGCTCCAGCAAATCAACCGCCGCCTTCCGGGCAAGGTAGGCGTTTTGCAATCCCTGGCGGTCAACGCCATCACCCGCCACGCTTTCCGGGAAGCGGAAAGTTACATCCGGGAAGCCTACCGGATCGGGGACAACAAATTTTCCTCTTCCCTCATGCTGGCGGATGTAGCGCTGGAAAGAGGCAACCTGCTGGAAGCTCAGGTTTTGCTTAAAGACATCGCTTCCAATGCCCATTTCGATTACCTCATCCGGGAAATGAAACTGCACGACCAGTCGGACGAGCTGGACGAAGCTGTCCGTTGCATGGAAAAAGCCGCCGCTCTGGCCAAGGCATCCGGTTCGCACGCCCTCGTCAACTGGTCGCTGTCCAACCTGGCGGATATGTACGGGCATCAGGGGAAGGTGAAAAAATCATATCAAACATACCTGGAGGCCCTGCGGTACGACGCGGCAGACCTGCACTCCCTGAAAGGCATCGCCTGGATCGCCTTTTCCAACGACAAGAACCCGGAAGAAGCCCGGCGGATACTGGCCTTCCTGAAGTCGGTGCACCCGGTGCCCGACTACGATTTGTTCCTGGCGGAAATTGCCGCTTTTGAACGGGATTCTGCCGCCGAGGAAAAATACACCAAGCAGTTTATCGCCGAAGCTTCCCGGCCTCAATACGGCAATATGTACAAAAGCTACCTCTGCCGGCTGAAAAGCGAGCGAGGAGAGGCCGGAGAGGCGCTGAAAATAGCCCGGGAAGAAATTGAGGAGCGCCCCCACCCGCTGTCTTACGAGCTGCTGGCCTGGGCGGCCTTCCGGGAAGGCAATCAGGCCGAAGCCCTGGAGATTCTGGAGCAGCACGTCATCGGGCAGACCGGCGAGCCCCGGGCTTTGTACCAGGCGGGCATCATACTTAAGGAAAGCGGCCGGGAAGCGGCTGCCAAAGTGCAGTTGAATGCCGCGCTGGAGGCTTCATTCGAACTGGGGCCGGTGGTGGCGGAGGAGATAAGAGGACATCTGAGACAACTGTAA
- a CDS encoding XisI protein, translating to MKIYEDAIIAFLKEYAAVYLQDKEDPLRTELVADSENHHYQLIRVGWKNRKYFHYCLFHFDIIEGKVWVQANNTEEMVGDELIKRGIPREEIILGFQPQYARKHSGFGVA from the coding sequence ATGAAAATATATGAGGATGCTATTATAGCCTTTTTAAAAGAATATGCCGCAGTTTATCTGCAAGACAAAGAAGACCCCTTGCGCACTGAATTGGTAGCAGACAGTGAAAACCACCACTATCAACTGATCCGGGTAGGTTGGAAAAACCGGAAATATTTCCACTACTGCCTGTTCCATTTTGACATCATTGAAGGCAAAGTTTGGGTACAGGCCAACAACACGGAAGAAATGGTAGGCGATGAACTGATAAAGCGCGGAATACCCCGAGAGGAGATCATTCTTGGCTTTCAACCGCAGTATGCCAGAAAGCACAGTGGGTTTGGAGTGGCGTAG
- a CDS encoding glycoside hydrolase family 3 C-terminal domain-containing protein, translating into MRKISLAVFLMLAFIGKAVQAQHSQKEMDAEIDSILSLLTLEEKVAMCHAQSKFSTRGVPRLGIPEIWMSDGPHGVRAEINWDNWGYAGWTNDSITAFPALTCLAATFNPELSHQYGVAVGEEARYRKKDILLGPGVNIYRTPLNGRNFEYMGEDPYLASVLVVPYIKGVQQNGVAACLKHYALNNQELWRGHINVEVSDRALYEIYLPAFKAAVQEGGAWAIMGAYNQFRGQHCCHHELLLNQILKRDWGFDGVVVTDWGGAHDTREAALYGLDIEMGTGTDGLTTSTRNAYDNYYLARPFLNLLKSGEIEESVVDDKVRRILRLMLRTNMNPHRPMGRMNNEEHLQVARAIAGEGIVLLKNDDQFFPIDPGRKITIAVIGENATRLMTAGGGSSELKPRDEVSPLRGIQERFKNAKIIHSMGYASGPPQYGRVIPSRLDADSLRNAAVAAAAQADVVLFFGGLNKNHHQDCEGGDRLQFGLPFGQDELLGQLIQANKNIGVVLISGNAVAMPWLPEVKGLMQAWYLGSEAGHALADVISGDVNPSGKLPFTFPVKLSDNAAHHFGELSYPGDSINQYYKEDILVGYRWHDTKEIKPLFAFGHGLSYTSFELSGAKTGKQSYAAGEAITVSCTVTNTGDADGAEVVQGYIGKPGSKVERAVKELKGFQKVHLKKGEDALVEIPIEVNGLAFYDESISGWNLEKGTYIVYVGTASDKITQKMNITVK; encoded by the coding sequence ATGAGAAAGATATCTCTGGCTGTATTTTTGATGCTGGCCTTTATTGGCAAGGCGGTACAAGCCCAGCATTCGCAAAAAGAAATGGACGCCGAAATCGATAGCATCCTCTCCCTCCTCACCCTGGAAGAAAAAGTAGCGATGTGCCACGCCCAATCGAAATTCAGTACACGGGGCGTGCCCCGCCTGGGCATCCCGGAAATCTGGATGTCGGACGGGCCGCACGGCGTCAGGGCGGAGATCAACTGGGACAACTGGGGCTACGCCGGCTGGACCAACGATTCGATCACTGCTTTTCCGGCGCTGACCTGCCTGGCGGCCACCTTCAACCCGGAACTTTCCCATCAATACGGCGTGGCGGTAGGGGAGGAGGCCCGCTACCGCAAAAAGGACATTTTGCTGGGGCCGGGCGTGAACATTTACCGCACGCCCCTCAACGGCCGCAATTTTGAATACATGGGGGAAGACCCGTATCTGGCTTCCGTCCTGGTCGTGCCCTACATCAAGGGCGTCCAACAAAACGGGGTAGCAGCCTGCCTGAAGCATTATGCCCTGAACAACCAGGAACTCTGGCGCGGCCACATCAACGTGGAAGTGAGCGATCGGGCCTTATATGAGATTTACCTGCCTGCCTTCAAAGCGGCCGTGCAGGAAGGCGGCGCCTGGGCGATCATGGGGGCCTACAACCAGTTCCGGGGGCAGCATTGCTGCCACCATGAGCTGCTCCTGAACCAAATTCTGAAACGAGACTGGGGCTTCGACGGAGTAGTGGTGACAGACTGGGGCGGCGCCCACGACACCCGCGAGGCGGCCTTGTACGGCCTCGATATTGAGATGGGGACCGGAACGGACGGGTTGACCACTTCCACCCGGAATGCTTATGATAATTATTACCTCGCCCGCCCCTTTCTCAACCTGCTCAAAAGCGGAGAAATAGAAGAATCGGTGGTGGACGATAAAGTACGCCGCATCCTGCGGCTGATGTTGCGCACCAATATGAATCCCCACCGCCCGATGGGCAGAATGAACAACGAGGAACACTTGCAGGTAGCCCGCGCTATTGCCGGCGAAGGCATCGTGCTGTTGAAAAATGACGATCAATTTTTCCCCATCGATCCTGGCCGGAAGATAACCATTGCCGTCATCGGTGAAAACGCCACCCGCCTCATGACGGCCGGCGGCGGCTCCTCGGAGTTGAAACCCAGGGATGAGGTGTCTCCGTTGAGAGGAATACAGGAGCGGTTTAAGAACGCCAAAATTATCCATTCCATGGGCTACGCCTCCGGGCCGCCCCAGTACGGGCGGGTGATCCCCTCGCGGCTCGATGCCGATTCCCTGCGCAACGCGGCAGTAGCAGCGGCGGCTCAAGCCGATGTGGTGCTGTTTTTCGGCGGTTTGAATAAAAACCACCACCAGGATTGCGAAGGGGGCGACCGCCTGCAATTCGGGCTGCCCTTTGGCCAGGACGAGCTGCTCGGCCAGCTCATTCAAGCCAATAAGAATATAGGCGTAGTGCTGATCAGCGGCAATGCGGTGGCCATGCCCTGGCTGCCGGAGGTAAAAGGCCTGATGCAGGCCTGGTACCTGGGCAGCGAGGCCGGCCATGCCCTGGCGGATGTGATCAGCGGAGACGTCAACCCTTCCGGGAAACTGCCTTTTACTTTCCCGGTTAAACTCAGCGATAACGCCGCCCATCACTTCGGAGAATTGTCTTATCCGGGAGATAGCATCAACCAGTATTACAAGGAAGACATTTTGGTGGGATACCGCTGGCATGATACCAAAGAAATCAAGCCCTTGTTTGCTTTCGGGCACGGGCTGTCGTACACCAGTTTTGAACTGTCGGGCGCCAAAACCGGCAAGCAGTCTTATGCCGCCGGGGAGGCAATCACCGTATCGTGCACGGTAACCAATACCGGCGATGCCGATGGGGCGGAGGTGGTGCAGGGATACATCGGGAAGCCCGGGTCGAAAGTAGAAAGGGCGGTGAAGGAGCTGAAGGGCTTCCAAAAAGTCCACCTAAAAAAAGGGGAGGATGCCCTTGTGGAAATCCCCATCGAGGTGAACGGGCTGGCCTTCTACGATGAATCCATTTCCGGATGGAACCTGGAGAAGGGGACATATATTGTTTATGTGGGAACGGCTTCTGATAAGATAACCCAAAAAATGAACATAACTGTGAAGTGA
- a CDS encoding DUF4331 family protein, which produces MKNILKTGLLAFIAMAISFTSCNEDDPATPADDSRYMQEDQMARPAINTVFVSSGDKDAFNTTVPSKQGAAFANKFNDKLLALNPAYSTNALGLDAATFTSVLATDVLTVATQGKTTFFDGTNVLTGRQLADDVISVELLLIFGGPEGTDNPSLTDDNVDANDKAFLSTFPYLATPH; this is translated from the coding sequence ATGAAAAACATATTAAAAACAGGATTGCTGGCCTTTATTGCGATGGCCATATCCTTCACCTCCTGCAACGAAGATGACCCTGCAACCCCTGCCGACGACAGCCGCTACATGCAGGAAGACCAGATGGCACGCCCGGCGATCAACACCGTGTTTGTAAGCTCCGGCGATAAAGACGCATTCAATACCACGGTGCCCTCCAAGCAGGGCGCCGCCTTTGCGAATAAATTCAACGACAAGCTCCTCGCGCTAAACCCCGCTTATTCCACCAATGCATTGGGCCTGGATGCGGCGACCTTCACCAGCGTGCTGGCAACCGACGTGCTGACCGTGGCAACCCAGGGAAAAACGACTTTCTTCGACGGCACCAATGTACTAACTGGCCGCCAACTGGCCGACGATGTGATCTCAGTAGAACTGCTGCTCATCTTCGGCGGGCCGGAAGGCACCGACAACCCGTCTCTTACCGATGACAACGTCGACGCCAACGACAAGGCGTTCCTGAGCACCTTCCCGTACCTGGCTACGCCTCACTGA